A stretch of DNA from Vibrio gallaecicus:
ATACAATTGGTCTACACTCACCAGAGTGATCCGCTCAATCATTATTTGACTCTGCATGACAAGGTTCTACCCTACTTAGGACGATTGCTGCATGACTATACTTTGAATGCAAGTCACTTCACGGCGCAAGATTCAAAGTGTTGTAATAAATTCGAGTTCAAGGGAAGCAGAGCGATGAAATATTTCATTGTACTTTCGAACCGTTTGTAATGCCCTTATCGCTTAAGAAGAGCTGAAACGACCGAACCATCGTACATAATTATTATCACGGTAAGGCAAGTAGCGGTTGTCTAGGTGCGGGGGTTAACAGAAGAGCCTTTAACCACCACTTTCCCAGGCTTGATAATTTTGATGCTCAGTGGGAGCTGAATAAGGGTCATGCGGCTCTGGTTAAAAATCTGCCGCTGGTTCTATTTACGCCAGAGTAAACCGACTCTTACAACGAATCAGAGTCGGCTATCATAAACACTCATCCTATAGTACTGAATAGTTTAATAAGAAATGAGCTGGCGGCATGTTACCACTGCATTTCACCTTTTATTACTTTTGCACTGAGCTCTAAATCACTTATATTTTTGAATTTAGGGTACGCTTCTTTCATTGATTCAGCTAATTCTGCAGAATTAGCCGCTTTAATCGCTGCATCTTCAAACTCACGAATATAAGATTGAGTGAACTTAACAGAACTCAAATCTTGAGTGCTTTTTCCAATATAATGACCCGGAATGATCTGTTTTGGATTGAGTGAAGCTAAGCCGTCTAGTGTAGTTAACCAATTGTCGCGAGAAGATGCAGTTTGATTATCCGCCATCCAAACGTGAACATTTTCATAGAGAATGACCCCACCAGCAACAGTCTTAAGCGATGGTATCCAAACAAAAGTATGTTTAGGGTCTATACCATCAAGCCCTATTATTTTTATGCTTTCCCCATCAAGAGTAAGAGTATCTCCAGAAAGGATATCCGGCATAATGGTTTCTTTAGGAGCATTCTCACCAAGAATTGGTCCCCAATATGCTAGCTTCCCTTCAATAGTTTCTTCAATATGCTTATACGACAAAGGAGAAGTAACAACCTTAGCCTTGGGATATGCAGCAGTAATGACGTCTAAACCGAAGTAGAAATCGGGATCTCCATGACTTATATAAATAGTTTTAAGCTCTTTGCCGCTGTCTTTGATCATTTTCAATACGCTTTGTGCATCATCACGCTGAAATTGTGCATCAATTAGTACCGCTTCTTTGGGACCAGTAACGAGTGTCGAGGAAACCGGGAATAGACTTTTCTCTCCGGGGTTGAACACTTGAATTTTTAACTCTGCGGCTTGTGCTGCGTTAACCGAAAGTACCGTGGACGCGACTAACGCTATGACCTTAGTAAGTTGCTTAAATGAAATAGACATTGAATTGTTCTCCAAAAAGTGAATTCGTAAAAAGTATATGTTTACTATTCACCCCAATAAACACAGAAAACTGAACAACATTGTTTCACTATTCGAACAAATCATGTCCTTAAATGCAGACCATTCGTGCTTTATATGCCTAATCAAGCCATAAGCTTCATAGAAATTTACAGAGCACATAACTTTTAATGGGTTGGTTTTTAGCTTTATATGTACGGCTTAATACTCATTGAGGTAACAAATTAGCTCGGTGTAAATAGAGCCCGTCGGTATCATTGATTTACAAAAGAGAAGCAAAATAGTTAAAGGAAAGTTCCGAGAAGCTATACAATACTTGAGTTGCGAGATCGCAGCGTAGAATACTCATTCACAGAAAACCTTAAAGCAGTCACATATGTCCAAAGATTTCGATTTCACTACAGAATACACCCTCGATAAGCCCTTTTTTGCAGAGTGTTATGATCAAACTAGCCTTCCAGCTAAATTTCCAAAAGCCTATTTAAAAGGCATCCTTTTCCTTGTGTTTGGTGTGGTTCTATTAGAATTTGAGCTATTACCCAATGGCTACGTTGGCTGGTTCTTTATTGTTTTAAGTGTGATTGAGGCGTTCAGTGTTTACTGCAAAAGAACCTGGTGGTTATGGCGACAAACCATCAGTTCGAGTTCAGGAAGCAAAGTAGTTTTTCAGGTTGATTCTGACGGTGTAAGTTATAAAAACGGGAAAAATACCCGTAACATCACCTGGAGTGAAATCGACCAACTTCAACAAACCGATTTAGGGCTTATCCTTCACATGGGTAAGCAGCGCCAATATGTCAGTAAATCTTGTTTAAATGATGAAGTAATTGAATTCATTCTCGATCAGCACGCAGCATCGAAAACGGACTAACATTACTGCTTTCAATGTCGTGACTAAGTGAAATTAGTCATGACTTAGTCGGAGATTAGAAGGTTTCATACAAACACAGTTTAAATATCCCTAAACAAAAAGAGGATTGATATTTCTACCAATCCTCTTTAGGGGGTGCTTCAGTTTTTCTACCTTACGTTAGGTAGGTAAACGCTATTACTCGTAATCAGTCGCGTATGTTTCTTCGTATGTGTGCGAGTAAAGTTCGAATAGGTTGCCAAACGGGTCTTCTAAATAAACCATTTTCGCTTGCTTACTGTCGTCTTCTGGATGGTAGCGCATTACGTCCATGCGTACTTTTCCGCCGAATTTTTCTACTTTCTCCATCACGCCTTCAAAGTCATCTGTTTGTAGACAGAAGTGGAAGATGCCTAAGCGAGAAAAATCAACTTCGTGGCGTTCTTGGCGTTCTTTCATTTCAAACAGCTCAACACCAATACCATCAGAAGTCACTAAGTGGGCAATGTTAAAGCCTTTGAAGCCTTCACCGAATACGGCAATACACATTCGACCAATTGCTGATTCGCGCTCTTCGATTACTTTCGTGTTGTTCATTACGATTTTTAGACCAAGAGCCTGAGTGTAGAACTCTACCGCTTTATCCATATCGCCAACCATGATGCCTACGTGGTTCATTTTCATAACTTGCTCCAAATTCGTTTTTAATTCTGTATATGTTTCGTTTCGATGAAGAGAGTATATGGACACAAGTAAATTAAATAAAATTATCGTATTTTATATTAATGATAATTTTACGTTATTTAAGCAATGTAATTTGAGAAGAACGTTAGTCTGCAAAAATGCTAATACGGTGTGGAAGGTGTCGGAAAAAAATCTACTCGATTCTGACGATTCTCAGTGCGGAGACTCAGAAACAAAATAGACACTACGGTTCGCTGCTTCGTATCTTAACCACCTAATTCTTGTGGCTAAGTATGAAACGAGCACATAACCCAACCGCCTTAACTTGCGGGATAGTCATGTAGTTAAAAGGAACTATATGAAGATGGCTCTGCTTTTTCTTCGTTCCAGCCTAATAGCTCTATGTTTACCAATTTTTTCCGCTTTTCATTACACAAAGAAGCAATATTGATAACTGGTAGCTGACTCCGAAACTGGGCGGTAAGGATTACTTTTTTGCTTTCGCTAAGATTTAAGCTGCAGGCTTCCAAAATCATCGTTGTATCCAGCTTATGCGCATCTTCTATGACTCGAATATTCGCGCAGTTTTTATATGGTTCGAGCAACCAAGTTACAGCGGTTTCTTCAGGAGTACTAAGCACAATGACATCTTTTGAATCAATAAGTTGTTCCAACTCAACCAACATAGATTAGTCCCTTTGACTTAATTAACTGTCCTCTACTTTGCTATAAATAGCCTTACTATTCTAGCCTCGACAACCGCTGTTTTTACTAAAAAGCCGTTAGATGGGAGATCTAACAGCTTTATTTATAATCATACGACAGATTTAATCATCGCTAAGATGCGGGCTATTTAGCTGAATGGCTTGCTCTATCAATTATGCTTTTGGGTAGTTTGAAGGGAAAAATGCACGTCGCGCTTCTTCATCAAATTCACTCTTAAATTCAACATCTTTTGCGATATCACGAGCACGTAGTGCTGCTGGTCGGCTATTCACTGCATCAAACCAACGGTTTAGATTCGGATAAGGTGCTAACCCTTCTTCGCCCAGTACCACAGTAGCTTTATCTAGCCATCCCCAAGCCGCCACATCAACCAAAGTAAATTCATTGCCCACGATAAACTCGCGTCCATCCATATGAGCTTCAAGCACTTCATAGTGACGCTCGGCTTCACGTAAGTAACGGTTTACTGCGTAATCTTGACCTTTAGGTGCCGCGTGGCGAAAGTGAACAGATTGACCAGAAAATGGACCAAGACCCGAAGCTATAAACATTAACCAAGAAAGTAATTCTGCACGGTCTTCTGCTTGCCCTCCTAATTTTCCTGTTTTTTCTGAAAGGTAAAGGAGGATGGCATTTGAATCAAAAACACGCTGACCGTCATCTTCAATCGCTGGTGTTTTTCCGTTTGGATTAATCAGCCGATATTCTGCGGTATGTTGGTCACCTTTAAGTGTATCAACAGGAACAAGTTGGAAATCCAAACCTGTCTCTTCTAGAAATAAAGCAACTTTCATTGGGTTGGGTGTCTGGTGGAAATAGAAGTTAAGCATAATGTGACCCTTTTTTAGGACTGTCATTCAGTTTTATATAGAACTCATTTGAGGCAACGCTGCCCTTTGATAAAAGAAACACTACACCAACAAGAACGACCGTTCAATAATTAAATTGAACATATGTTCATGTTGTTAATTTTTAGCTTAAGACAATTAATTTTCGCCTAGTCCTCCCAATAACTAACGCGTAAATTACGGCAGTAAAGTAACAGCGATGAAAAGTCATTAATTAATACCGCTACAAACAAAAACTTTGGGGAAACTAAAAAGTGCTTTCCTTGGTAGTTAATTAGTGACAGTATCATTAGAATTATGAACAGTCGTTCAATTTATTTATGAAAATACATGTGGTGTGTTATGAACAATAAGATAAAGCTAGAAATCATCTCTGATGTTGTCTGCCCTTGGTGCATCATTGGCTATAACAATCTCCAAGCCGCAATCCAAGAGCTCAACATTGCAGATAAAATTGATATTGAATGGCTACCCTTCGAACTAAACCCAGACATGCCTGTTGAAGGTGAAAACTTACGAGCTCATATACAAAGAAAATACGGTTCTAGCCCAGAAGAAAGTGCACAAGCGCGTATTCGCATTGCACAAGCAGGCGCAGAACACGGGTTCAAGTTTACTTACTTCGACGACATGAAAATGGTCAATACGTTAGAGGCTCACGTCCTGCTTGATTATGCGAAAACTGAGGGTAAACAAACCGAACTTAAGCTTAGATTGTTCACTGCATTTTTCAGCGAACAAAAAGACGTGTCGAACCATGAAACATTGAGAAATGAATTAACAGCAGTTGGGTTAGATGCTGATGAAGGTATGTCTTGGTTAGACAAACCTAAGCTTAAAGAAAGGATCCGCATGCAAGAAGCCCAGTGGCAACAACATGGAGTGTCTGGCGTTCCTACTGTTGTTTTTAACCGTGAATCCGCTGTCACTGGTGCTCATCCAGTTGAGAACTACAAACAGTTTTTAACTGAGTTAATGAACAAGCGGAACTAACTGTTCACAATAATTTGCTTAGCTGATGCTTCAACCCTATCGGCTAAGCAGTTAAGCAGTTAAGCAGTTAAGCAGTTAAAGAATATGGATTAGCACCGTTAAGTTTTTAGGATATAAACTAAGCTTGGAAAGATAGTAAGCTGAGTAAGTGTTCAATGTGTTAACTAGAACGAATCCCCATACTGCTCAATTACATTATCTATTCTTTGGATACAAGTAAGCTTGAATTCTTCAGAACGAGAAGACATCAAAAATTCCAGTTGGCTGGTAAGGTCCACCAGCTCCGCTCGCTCCTTCCAATCAGAAGGTAAGTCCATTCCACCTTCTCGAAGCCCATTTGCTATTTCCGAATGGAAGCTTTGTGGTGTGTTCCTCAACAGATTACCTATATCCATATAAGGTGTTCCTGCTAAAGCAAATTCCCAATCGATCACTCCACTTAAGTGCCCTTCATGAATAAGAATATTTGTAGGGTTAAAATCTCCGTGCACAAAGCAAGTATGTGAATCCAATTCTTCTAATAGTTGAGCTTTGTTGCAAAGCAACGTTAAGAGCTTCTCTTTTCTTTCAACCCCTAGGCGTTTTGCTAAACCTGCATTTTCTAGTGAGCTATGAATGAACCCCTGAACACCACCGAAGTCGAAAGCCGAAATAGAACCATCTTCTTCTATCGACCCTGACGCATCAAAAATAACGCTAGAAAGCTGAGCAATAGCCACACCAGCAAGACGTGAATACTCGGGTACACTTTCTAGGTTCCGACCATTTAAAAATTCTAATACAACAATGGCAGCGTTTTCATAAAGTACCTTAGGAACTTTCACGCACTGTTGCGCCAGCTCCATAACTCGAAGCTCTTTTGAGTTAGGACCTGAGTTAGATACCCTTGCAACGACCACCGTGCCATCACTCAGTGTTAGCTTATAATTTGAATTACATTTACCCAGAGGAAATAGGCTAGAAGATACGAGCGTTCGCCCTTCTAAATATTCCGATAGGCTCTCTTCATCCAGAGGCAAAATCGGATTTCTTCGATCGTTATCCATAATACACTCAATCCTTAATCTCAATTACTATTTCTAACCAATTATTCTCTGCAGTTCGGGATGTTCAAAACCCACTGAACAATGTCTTCAATTTTTGTTTGTTCACCATTGAAAAGGCGCATAGTAAGTCCGCCAAACAATAGCGCATAAGCCTGATCTGCATGACTGTCTCCTACGATATTGCCGAGCTCCCCCTTAAACTTCTGGTTAGCAATGGCTAGTAAGCTATCTTCACTTACCTGCTGGGCGCTCCTATCCTTGGTGTAATCAAGCATTAAGGTAAGTTCACCTCGAAAGCGATTATCCAATGTAGTAACGAGCTTAATGAGCATTGCTTTTTTGTCTTGCGGGACATCTTCACCTTCAGCTAGCCCATAAAGTGAAGTCGGCTCTAAAAACACCTCAGTGCTCGCCTTAAATAACTCTTCTTTGCTGGTAAAGTAATGATATAAAGCACTTTTGGAAAGTCCAAGTGCTTCTGCAATACCCCGCATCCCTAAGCCATTTACACCATGTTCAGTAAAAATATCTACCGCTTTTATCGCAAGTTCACGTCGATACGCTTCTCGGTCAACAATCTTCGGCATTACGCCCTCCTTAAAAGTCCGTGTGGACTATATTAATTTTACACCCCTAAGTCTAATTAAAATTATTTTAGTACAGTCGGTCTAAAATATTTGACAGCTTGTTGAATGATCGCATATTCTTTTTGGACCGGGTGGTCTTTATAATTTTTCTAAAGACTACTAATCAATGAAAATATTGAAAATATGCTCGTTCATAAAAGAGAAAGGAAGAATGATGTCACAAGATAAAACGACGATTAAAGGTGCCCATTTAAACTGGAATTGCGAAGGAAAATTCAACTTCACTACTGGGTTTGGCGCAACTAAAACTGAATCCATAATTGCCAGCTATTCTGCGTTTATCGCTCCGGTGATCCTTTACTTCTTTGCTTGGGAATCTCTTGGCTGGAGTTGGTTACAAGTGATAGTGGCATCTGTGCTAACTCTAGATATGATTGGCGGCGTATTGAGTAATTCACTGGGTTCGATGAAACGCTTTCTACATACTGACCAATCACTGGAACTCACCTGGCTAGGTAAATTAGTGGGCAGCAGGTTCCTATTTCCTGCGATTCATTTCCAGCTTTTCGCTATACCACTTTGCTTTGATATTGCTTGGTCTTATGCCTTCTTTTGGTATGGCGCGATGATGGCATCTATCATATTCATCCACTTCATGCCTATGTACCTACACCGCCCGATTGCGTTACTGATCGTTATGTTGTCGATTATTTTATCTAACATCATTACTTCACCTACCGGTCTTGAATGGATAGCGCCTATCTTCATGATCAAATTAGTGTTGTCGCACGGTGTAAGAGAAGAGCCTTACCGCCCAACTTTAGTGGATTAAACTCACGTTAACTAAGCAAGCTTGTAATGGTGCGAAGACAATTGTCGAGCATTTTGCTGAAGCTGCTCGACAAAGCTCATTCAAACTAGCTAACTCAAACAAACTAATTAACTCAAACAAACTAATTAACTCAAACAAGCGGTCTCGATATTACTGAATCCAGAAACTTAAAACGTTAAGCTCTCGCCATCTTCAGGGATAGAGACTTTCTCCAGTAAATTTTGCGCTTCAAGCGAGCGTTTTAACGTCGCTCTATCCACAGGGCAATGGTTCAACGCTTCCATATGATTAGCAATAACTTTACCTGGGGACAAACGGATAAACTCCATCGCTTCATTGGTCGACATCAATAATGGCTGCCCTACATCCATTTGAGCTTGTCCAGTAGCAACAACGGTAATATCTGGCTTTAGTTCACTTAATGCACGTTCAACATCTGGCGTTAAAACAGTATCACCACTGATGTAGATGCTTGGTTCATTAGGTAGCTCTAGGAAAAAACCGCAACCGTTCGCCATTACTTTATGAATCCAACCATGACCATGCTGAGCTGGTACTGCGGTAATGTTTCCACCCAAAAACTCAGTTGGAATCCATGGTTCTAGCCCGCTTTCAACAGACATGCCGTATTTCTCTAAATAAGCTTTATCTTTAGTTAACGTCGTAACTGGAATGGAATGTTTAATTAGAAATGCCTCCCCAGCAGAATCAAGATGGTCTCCATGCTGCAAAGGCTTGAAACCAAATGTTTGGCTGTGAGTGACTAAACAGTGAGTCACCTTAGCTAATAGGTCCTGTGCATTTGACGGTAAATCAACGGTAGGGTTTTTAGCCGCTTTAAAGCGAAACACAGAAAATGGAGGCAGAGATCCTTGGTCCCCTAGCATTGGGTCAATCAAGATAAAGTGCTTGCCAGATTCAATAACAAACGTCGCGCTTCTTAGGTGATGAATTTTCATAATTATTTCCTGCCTTTCTAATTAATAATCACTGTCTGATCACTAGTATCCGATATCCCCTGAATATGCGACACTAGCCAAAAGGACACCTAACGCTCAAATTGGGTCAAATAGTATGAAGAAAAATTCTATCGCTTTAGTGGCATTTGATAACATCAGCGCCTTTCATTTATCGGTTCCGTGTTTGGTTTTTCAGGACATTTTCATTGACCTAGAGCCAGCTTTTGAATTGACGATTTGTAGTGAAAGTGCGCATGATGTGGCATTAAGCTCAGGGTTTAATGCGTCCATCAATTCTGACCTTTCAGCGATAGATGGAGCGGATATTGTGGTGATTCCTAGCTGGCCCAACACGCTACCAGAGCCAAGCACAGAGTTGCTCGAAAAGCTTCAGAAGGCTTATCAACGAAATGCCACCATTGTTGGTCTGTGTCTTGGTGTTTATGTCATTGCCAAAGCTGGCTTACTCGATGGCAAGAAAGCGACGACACATTGGGGCTTTAAAGATGTTTTCCAAGAAACCTTTCCCAGTGTCACTATGGATTGTGAGCATCTATTTATTGAACAGGGGAAAGTGCTGACTTCCGCAGGCACAGCCGCTTCCCTAGATTGCTGCTTACACTTAGTTAGAAAACTGTGTGGTAATGAAACCGCTTCTCATATTGCTCGTTCAATGGTTACTGCTCCATTTCGTAGCGGTGGACAACAGCAATACATTCCAAGCCCAATACCAAATAAACCTCAAGCTGCAACCAGCTTTGGCTATGTGCTTGATGAGGTTATTCAGAATTTATCGGGAAGATATGATTTGGATACCCTCGCCGCCCGTTGCGCCATGAGCAGGCGAACATTCACTCGACAATTTAAGGCATCGTATGGGTGCACATTTGGTGAGTGGTTATTGAATCATCGATTAGCGTGTACCCAGCAATTGCTCGAATCTACGGATTACTCAATCGCCACAATTGCCGAACTGTCTGGTATTGGGGCTGAAAGCTTACTGCGAAAACATTTTAAAAAGCGCTTTAATGTTTCCCCATCAGAATGGAGGCGAACTTTCAGAGGGAATTTGTAGGGTAATGACTCAATCTACGTCTAATCTTTCTAAAAATGGGCTACGACTTTAAGTACGCTAAACACGTTCTCCATTGAGCTAGATGCTTAATTGAATGTCGTAATCGTATCCATACTTTCTTGTAAAGGCGCTCTCTAGTCTGCTAGCTCTTTTGTGTCTAGGCATTCAATCGTTACTGCCCACCCTCAAGCTTGTTTTGCCGAATTTGTCCCGGCGACTGACCCGTCCACTTTCTGAATGCTCGGCTAAAAGCACTGGAATCTGAAAAACCCAGTTCGAGGGCAATAAGTGTGATGTTAGCCTCGTTACGATTGAGCATTGTAAGGCTGAGTTCAAGACGGTATTTATCAAACAAACGTCGGAAGTTAATGCCTTCTTGCTGCAATTTTCTATTCAATGTCCTTGTACTCATACAAAGAGTACTTGCTATATTTTCTTGGCTAATATCTTTGACCGGAACCGTTTTAAACGCTTCATTCACTTTAAACAACATGCTTGATTCAAGTACGCTTTCCAGCTGTTTATCTGCCATCTGCTTTAAACCTAAATGGAAATCAGCTAGATACTCACGACCTCGCATGTTCACCACTTCTTCACTAAAATAGAAATAGCGTACAGGGTAGCCTTGCTTCATTTGCACATTAAACACACGTTCAAAAATAGGTAAAAACTCCTCACCGACAGTATGACGATTGAAGTGGATAGCCACTAATTGATTTGGGGCATTGAGATAACGCCTGATGAGTTTAAGGATCAGTCCGTAATACAGCCCTAAACTCATGTGGGTCATTAATGTGATTTCATCGACGTATTCCGGAGTTACAACCCACAACTCGAGTCCACCGCTATCCGTCTCACGGCTGAAGATTTTCAGAAGTGGATGAATATGAATAGAGTATCGACTGAGTAATTCACAAAACTGAGTTAACGTAGGAGCAGTGAGCATTGCTAAAACGGGAGGACCCAGTTCTAGCTCATCAAAGTACTCCGCTGATTCACTAAAAATATCAATAAGTTCATAACCAAACTGCTGATAAATATGGGCTATCGCAGCTTGGAGTTGGTAAGCTGAAACCGAATCAGCAGACAATAGAGCTTGATAAGAATCGTCTCCTTCCCAGAATTCACTGGTATCGCCCACTCGAGCTTCTAGTGCAGAATCTAAAATGTTAAACCAAAAAATAGGTAACTGAGAACTAAAGCTTTGTGCCATAACTACCTGCTGTGTTGGGCCTTTATATCTGAACCCAAATTAAAGTATCTGAGCCCAAATTAAAGTATCTAAGCTCAGGTTACAAGACGGGTTACAAGCCAGCTTACAGATAGTGGCAATAATGGATCATTTAGTTAGCTGTATCAAAACTTATAATCTAAACCAACGGACGCTATATATTGTGAGTAATCATAATATTCAATGTTGGAGTCGGTCGATCTTGCGCCTATGAACGATACTACAGACCAATCTTTATACCCCAATATTCCCGAATATTCGTACGCTAGAAAAATACCCAAATCTTTGTCTTCACGTTTTTTATTAAAGATAGGGTTCACTGCATCATATTCTCGATTATCAGCATTCACAGTTAAAGCAATGCCATGTTTATTGAATCTTTTTGCCAAGCTGACTTCAGCACCAACACTAAAAAACGAGAGCGCATCACCTTCTGAATCTGATGAGAAAACATTTAAAGACGGGGTAAGTAAACCAGCTCCATTATTAAGCATATGTTGGTATCTAGTTTTGAAATAATAGTACTTACGTTCACGCTTCATTAATGCTCTTTTCTCATCTGCTAAGCCTAAACCTTTAAGCCCAGATTGCTCATTTTTCACATCAGACTCACCAGCTGCCATATCTATATGAAAATTAGAGCCCATAATCTTCGATAACTGCATCCGAACGACATTACCTGAAAGGTCTGTTTCTTTTCTCTTTTGATCAATTGCATACGGGTCATCCCATACTTCACCCGAGATAAGAGTTGGCAAAAACGAAACATCGGCTACGGTTCCGTCTGTCAATTGCTGCCTGTATCCCACTTCAAATGCAAGTGTTCCGGTAATGACATCATCTCGCGATGTTCCTAAGAAAAGCTGCTTATCCAACGAGTCACCAAAGGTATACTTTAGAGAACCTAAAAGCCCTACCATGCCACTTGTTTCAGTCGAGCCTGATACTGAAAGGTCCGACTGCATTTGGGTGTAACTTTGGCTGACATCTAGGTTGTTTGAGTCTGCCAAGAACCCTGTTAAGAAAGTGATATTTCCTGTAATACCTTGGCTTGGTGCTAAAGCTGATACTGCCTGAGGAGCAAAGATCATCAAAGTGATGGCTAGCGTAATTATTTGTTTCATTGTTGGGCTCTATTTTAAATGACGATAACTTGTATGAAGGCTTCTACGTTTCGAATTCGGATGCATTAATTTAGATACACTTATCTACTAGCTTGCATTCATAAGTGAATCTTGTGTTGAGAATCAAACAGCGATGGATGGCTTTCTTTCACTCCATGGATTCGCATTCTCCAATTGATAAGCCAACTCAAATAACAGCCGGTCATTACCTCTCGCGGCTGAAAAATGGCTTCCAACTGGCATATTGCGGTGATTCCAGTAGAGAGGAACTGACATTGCAGGGTTACCTGCAACATTTTCTATCGGGGTGTAAGACATAAGCTTTTCGGAACGATCCCAAATAGTCTCTCCGGAATGCTTTTTTTGATCAAAATAGCTAATGTCTTGAGGAATATGATTGGAGCAAGGCGTCAACCAAACATCTATCGTTCTAAAAAACTCATGGTTATGCTGAAGCGAAAATTTGTGGCAATTTATTTTCGAATCAATATATAAATTCGGATGGGATTTAATACGGGCCTGCATAGTTCGAGCTAAATATGTCACATTTGTACTGACTAGTTGAGACATAGACTCCAAAGGCGTACCAATACTGTCGAACTGCTCAGCAAAGCTCGCCATTTTGTTTCCAAAAACACCCATGTAGTCATACATAAACTGCTCACCATTTGTGACGGGTTGACCAACTTCCACTACGATATGCCCTAACTCTTCTAATAGCTTACAGGTTGAAAGGATTGCAGAACGAGTGTCTTCATCCGGCAGCTTTCCATGTATGTCCATCATAGTGACTCCGACCTTTATAGGACGATTCAAAGGAGTATGTACCATTCCTAGTGGGGTTCTGGGGAATGCCGTTTTAAAGCTGTCTTTAACGTGGTTCTCTGTTATAGAAACAGCCAATGCTGTATCCCGAACCGTACGTGACATAAAGGATTGGTGTGTAAAATCTTCATTGGTTGAACCATTTATCAACCCTGTGATCAGTTGCTCTCGGCTTGGTTTATAACCAAAAATCCCCGTAGCTGATGCAGGCATGCGAGAAGACCCTCCTCCATCTGTCGAATGAGCTACCGGTACATACCCAGCAGCAATGGCTGCCGCTCC
This window harbors:
- a CDS encoding helix-turn-helix domain-containing protein; amino-acid sequence: MAQSFSSQLPIFWFNILDSALEARVGDTSEFWEGDDSYQALLSADSVSAYQLQAAIAHIYQQFGYELIDIFSESAEYFDELELGPPVLAMLTAPTLTQFCELLSRYSIHIHPLLKIFSRETDSGGLELWVVTPEYVDEITLMTHMSLGLYYGLILKLIRRYLNAPNQLVAIHFNRHTVGEEFLPIFERVFNVQMKQGYPVRYFYFSEEVVNMRGREYLADFHLGLKQMADKQLESVLESSMLFKVNEAFKTVPVKDISQENIASTLCMSTRTLNRKLQQEGINFRRLFDKYRLELSLTMLNRNEANITLIALELGFSDSSAFSRAFRKWTGQSPGQIRQNKLEGGQ
- a CDS encoding DUF2860 family protein yields the protein MKQIITLAITLMIFAPQAVSALAPSQGITGNITFLTGFLADSNNLDVSQSYTQMQSDLSVSGSTETSGMVGLLGSLKYTFGDSLDKQLFLGTSRDDVITGTLAFEVGYRQQLTDGTVADVSFLPTLISGEVWDDPYAIDQKRKETDLSGNVVRMQLSKIMGSNFHIDMAAGESDVKNEQSGLKGLGLADEKRALMKRERKYYYFKTRYQHMLNNGAGLLTPSLNVFSSDSEGDALSFFSVGAEVSLAKRFNKHGIALTVNADNREYDAVNPIFNKKREDKDLGIFLAYEYSGILGYKDWSVVSFIGARSTDSNIEYYDYSQYIASVGLDYKF
- a CDS encoding amidase; protein product: MKKSDNERRSFLKVVGKSVVSAAALTIPTLATAEALSKSELKSNPKSNSSLPPDYKVTNQVLDATEMADLVRQKKVSPKELVQESIFKIKQTNHKVNAVVSECFDMALERSVSINPYSPFAGVPFLAKDCVDVEGLECTMGSPLNKGRKPKSTSWFIQAAHNAGLNTIGMTNIPEMMTFGCTQNPLYGATRNPWDIRKGVHASTGGGAAAIAAGYVPVAHSTDGGGSSRMPASATGIFGYKPSREQLITGLINGSTNEDFTHQSFMSRTVRDTALAVSITENHVKDSFKTAFPRTPLGMVHTPLNRPIKVGVTMMDIHGKLPDEDTRSAILSTCKLLEELGHIVVEVGQPVTNGEQFMYDYMGVFGNKMASFAEQFDSIGTPLESMSQLVSTNVTYLARTMQARIKSHPNLYIDSKINCHKFSLQHNHEFFRTIDVWLTPCSNHIPQDISYFDQKKHSGETIWDRSEKLMSYTPIENVAGNPAMSVPLYWNHRNMPVGSHFSAARGNDRLLFELAYQLENANPWSERKPSIAV